A DNA window from Pseudarthrobacter sp. W1I19 contains the following coding sequences:
- the ppgK gene encoding polyphosphate--glucose phosphotransferase, whose protein sequence is MANTNVQTGCFIGIDIGGTGIKGGIVNPGKGILEGSCIRLATPQPATANLVNEVVSQIVNELAAGSNSLDHSSTVGVTFPGIVQHGISRSAANMDSSFINCDINTLFAGRLGRPTAVINDADAAGLAEARCGAGKHINGTVLVITLGTGIGSALIFDGQLVPNAELGHLSVDGFDAEIKASAVARERDGLTWKEYSARLQRYFSELEFIFSPELIIVGGGISQRTDEYLPHLNLRTPIVPARLKNEAGIVGAALQAASTRNGISAPA, encoded by the coding sequence ATGGCCAACACCAACGTCCAGACCGGCTGCTTCATCGGCATTGACATCGGCGGTACCGGCATCAAGGGAGGCATCGTCAATCCCGGGAAGGGCATTCTCGAAGGCAGCTGCATTCGCCTGGCAACACCGCAGCCCGCCACCGCGAACCTGGTGAATGAGGTTGTCTCGCAGATCGTGAACGAACTCGCTGCGGGAAGCAATTCCCTGGACCACTCCTCAACCGTAGGGGTGACTTTCCCCGGTATCGTCCAGCATGGAATATCCAGGTCTGCCGCAAACATGGACAGCAGCTTCATCAACTGTGACATCAACACCCTTTTCGCAGGGCGCCTGGGCCGACCAACTGCCGTTATCAACGACGCCGATGCCGCCGGACTCGCAGAAGCCCGATGTGGTGCCGGCAAACACATCAACGGAACCGTCCTTGTGATCACCCTGGGCACAGGCATCGGCTCAGCCCTGATCTTCGACGGGCAACTTGTACCAAACGCCGAGCTCGGCCACCTTTCCGTAGACGGCTTCGACGCCGAAATCAAAGCCTCCGCTGTCGCCCGGGAACGCGACGGACTCACGTGGAAGGAATATAGTGCCCGGCTCCAGCGCTACTTTTCCGAACTCGAGTTCATATTCTCCCCCGAACTGATCATCGTCGGCGGAGGCATCTCCCAAAGAACAGACGAATACCTGCCCCACCTCAACCTGAGGACGCCGATAGTACCGGCAAGGCTGAAAAACGAAGCAGGCATTGTCGGTGCCGCCTTGCAAGCAGCATCAACCCGCAACGGCATATCTGCTCCGGCCTAG
- a CDS encoding DUF1684 domain-containing protein — MNTIPAAKVERWQRFRDNRDKALAARHGWLTLTSFQWLEDSPAAVEMVPGLWSTDGTTASLTAVPADGLTLVETGQSVAGTITASLADEESLMWVQFGGKDGAQVVVELAMRGGRYAIRTRDAESPVFTEFQGVPTYPYNPDWEIAGRFEPYPEPVEVPIATANPLVDGIHRTVGEVVFRVPGSPHEMRLQAEEEKLGALAVTFHDETNGETTDDWRKLTVPRPRHDAAGNSTVVLDFNRAINYPSAFTPYGTCPMPVKNNSLDVRVEAGERQPYPSD, encoded by the coding sequence ATGAACACCATTCCAGCCGCCAAGGTGGAGCGCTGGCAGCGCTTCCGCGACAACAGGGACAAGGCGCTGGCCGCCCGCCACGGCTGGCTGACCCTCACCTCCTTCCAGTGGCTTGAAGACTCTCCGGCCGCCGTCGAGATGGTGCCCGGCCTCTGGTCCACGGACGGTACGACGGCGTCACTCACCGCAGTGCCCGCGGACGGTTTGACGCTGGTGGAGACAGGGCAATCGGTGGCTGGGACCATAACGGCGTCCCTCGCCGACGAAGAATCACTGATGTGGGTCCAGTTCGGCGGCAAGGACGGCGCCCAGGTGGTGGTTGAGCTGGCCATGCGGGGCGGCCGCTACGCCATACGGACCAGGGACGCGGAGTCCCCCGTTTTCACGGAATTCCAAGGCGTCCCCACCTACCCGTACAACCCGGACTGGGAAATTGCTGGCCGGTTCGAGCCCTATCCGGAGCCTGTGGAGGTTCCGATCGCCACTGCCAACCCGCTGGTGGACGGCATCCACCGAACCGTGGGCGAAGTTGTGTTCCGTGTGCCGGGCAGTCCGCACGAAATGCGGCTGCAGGCGGAGGAGGAAAAGCTCGGGGCGCTGGCCGTCACGTTCCACGACGAAACCAACGGCGAAACCACGGACGACTGGCGCAAGCTCACCGTGCCCCGGCCGCGGCACGATGCAGCCGGCAACTCAACCGTGGTCCTCGATTTCAACCGGGCCATCAACTACCCCAGCGCTTTTACACCCTATGGAACCTGCCCTATGCCGGTGAAGAACAACTCGCTGGACGTGCGCGTGGAGGCCGGCGAGAGGCAGCCGTACCCCAGTGATTGA
- a CDS encoding acyl-CoA dehydrogenase family protein, which produces MTLPKTAVLPSADFFAVESLLNQAERDKLAELREFLAAEIAPFAGDWWNKAEFPAHILPKLAALQLSTPAQRGYSHLFAGLVIAEMTRADTSIATFFLVHHDLFVESLYAFGSAGQKRRLLDDASNLRITGAFALTEPNHGSDVAGGMETRARRISSATGRADDGGDTWVLNGAKRWIGNGTFCDYMLVWARDEADGSVRGFIVDATLPGVTRRRIENKIALRTVQNADIVFDDVRVAEEDRFAAISSFDDTNELLRGSRIMVAWQTVGQQLAAFDVARQYAVERHQFGRPLAQFQLVQQQLVTMLGNAVASMGMMAGLARLQDADAADMPQVALAKSYLSARMRETVALGRSILGGNGIVTDYRMAKIFSDAEAIYTYEGSFEINTLIVGRAITGLSAIV; this is translated from the coding sequence ATGACCCTCCCTAAAACTGCCGTGTTACCGTCGGCCGATTTTTTCGCCGTCGAATCCCTGCTGAACCAGGCTGAACGGGACAAGCTGGCCGAACTGCGGGAGTTCCTGGCCGCGGAGATCGCACCTTTTGCCGGCGACTGGTGGAACAAGGCCGAATTTCCCGCGCACATCCTGCCCAAACTCGCGGCCCTGCAGCTGAGCACCCCTGCGCAGCGCGGCTACAGCCACCTGTTCGCTGGCCTGGTGATCGCCGAGATGACCCGCGCGGACACGTCCATTGCCACCTTCTTCCTGGTCCATCACGATCTCTTCGTTGAGTCGCTGTACGCCTTCGGCAGCGCCGGCCAGAAGCGGCGGCTGCTGGACGACGCCTCAAACCTGCGGATCACCGGCGCGTTCGCCCTCACCGAACCGAACCATGGTTCGGACGTGGCTGGCGGCATGGAGACGCGCGCACGGCGGATTTCTTCCGCAACAGGCAGGGCGGACGACGGCGGAGACACCTGGGTGCTGAACGGCGCGAAGCGGTGGATTGGCAACGGGACGTTCTGCGACTACATGCTGGTGTGGGCGCGCGATGAGGCGGACGGTTCGGTGCGGGGCTTCATTGTTGATGCCACCCTGCCGGGGGTCACCCGGAGGCGGATCGAAAACAAGATCGCGCTGCGGACCGTGCAGAATGCGGACATCGTCTTCGACGACGTCCGGGTAGCGGAGGAGGACCGCTTCGCCGCCATCAGCAGTTTCGATGACACGAACGAGTTGCTGCGCGGCTCGCGCATCATGGTGGCGTGGCAGACGGTGGGCCAGCAGCTGGCGGCCTTCGACGTCGCCCGGCAGTACGCCGTGGAGCGGCATCAATTCGGCCGCCCGCTGGCACAGTTCCAGCTGGTCCAGCAGCAGCTTGTGACCATGCTGGGCAACGCCGTGGCCAGCATGGGCATGATGGCCGGGCTGGCCAGGCTGCAGGACGCCGACGCCGCCGATATGCCGCAGGTGGCACTGGCCAAGTCGTACCTCAGCGCCCGGATGCGCGAGACGGTTGCCCTGGGCAGGTCAATCCTGGGCGGAAACGGCATTGTCACCGACTACCGGATGGCGAAGATCTTCTCGGACGCGGAGGCCATCTACACGTACGAGGGATCGTTCGAGATCAACACCTTGATCGTGGGGCGGGCCATCACGGGGCTTTCGGCGATCGTCTGA
- a CDS encoding SDR family NAD(P)-dependent oxidoreductase, which yields MDVTGGVALITGGASGLGAATARRLFDAGASVVLVDLASSAGEAFASELKDGKAGGGGTDQSAIFVPADVTNEAQVQAAVDAAQALGPLRIVVNCAGIATPGKVLGREGVLPLEAFNRVIQVNLVGTFNVLRLAAAAMVANEPATSELGGPERGVIINTASVAAFEGQIGQPAYAASKGAVAAMTLPIARELARSLVRVVTIAPGIFETPMMAGLPQEAQDSLGAQVPHPSRLGKPAEYANLVAHIVDNAMLNGETIRLDGAIRMGPK from the coding sequence ATGGACGTCACAGGCGGCGTTGCGTTGATTACGGGAGGTGCCTCGGGTCTGGGCGCAGCTACTGCCCGCAGGCTGTTCGACGCCGGAGCCTCGGTGGTGCTTGTTGACCTTGCCTCCTCTGCCGGTGAAGCGTTTGCTTCCGAGCTGAAGGACGGCAAAGCCGGCGGCGGCGGGACGGATCAATCCGCCATTTTTGTACCGGCGGACGTCACCAATGAAGCGCAGGTGCAGGCCGCCGTCGACGCCGCCCAGGCGCTGGGCCCGCTCCGCATCGTGGTGAACTGCGCAGGCATTGCCACCCCGGGCAAGGTGTTGGGCCGGGAAGGCGTGCTTCCCCTGGAGGCGTTCAACCGGGTCATCCAGGTCAACCTCGTGGGGACCTTCAACGTGCTCCGGCTGGCCGCGGCAGCCATGGTGGCCAACGAGCCGGCCACTTCGGAGCTGGGCGGGCCGGAACGCGGCGTCATTATCAATACCGCCTCGGTGGCGGCTTTTGAGGGGCAGATCGGCCAGCCAGCCTACGCGGCTTCCAAAGGTGCCGTGGCGGCGATGACGTTGCCGATCGCGCGGGAGCTGGCGCGCTCGCTGGTGCGGGTGGTCACCATAGCGCCGGGAATCTTCGAAACACCCATGATGGCGGGCCTGCCGCAGGAAGCCCAGGATTCCCTGGGCGCCCAGGTGCCGCACCCCTCGCGGCTGGGCAAACCTGCCGAGTACGCGAACCTCGTGGCGCATATTGTGGACAACGCCATGCTGAACGGCGAGACCATCCGGCTGGACGGCGCCATCCGGATGGGACCGAAATGA
- a CDS encoding glycoside hydrolase family 76 protein: MTSADASTPVDWHERANEAARSVTALFGRRLFFLPGTHLGAVQWPVPGWRVDVKGKLLQPWHYWWQAHYVDCLVDAGRRELGSGATPAARFNGPEHTSAGRLASRLVTGIRLRNALTFVNNYYDDMAWLALATLRLDTLAEETRRPGRRRNEAVRRTLTLQFDAACTDDLGGGSYWSKKRDFKNTPATAPVALFYARTGQRTKAQQLLDWLDATLFDKEQGLYLDGARLGPDGNVVIEQAVYTYNQGPVLGALLELGGDANLARAAALVAAVERRLTVPAGESGGAGPVLRCEGAGDGGLFTGILCRYLALAAADSRLPAGTREAAAGLVRNTAAAFWTGRRHVDGTEAGSPGHSASIFSMHADRAAERLYPPGNAVELSTQLQAWMTLEAAASVEPSFRN; this comes from the coding sequence ATGACTTCCGCGGATGCTTCCACTCCCGTTGACTGGCACGAAAGAGCCAACGAGGCCGCACGGTCAGTCACAGCGCTCTTTGGCAGGAGGCTGTTCTTCTTGCCGGGCACACATCTTGGTGCCGTTCAGTGGCCCGTCCCCGGCTGGCGCGTCGACGTGAAAGGCAAGCTGCTCCAGCCCTGGCACTACTGGTGGCAGGCCCACTATGTTGACTGCCTGGTGGATGCGGGCCGGCGGGAACTGGGCAGCGGTGCCACCCCTGCCGCAAGGTTCAACGGCCCGGAGCATACCAGCGCCGGCAGGCTCGCTTCCCGGCTGGTGACCGGGATCCGGCTGCGCAACGCCCTGACGTTCGTCAACAATTACTACGACGACATGGCCTGGCTTGCCCTGGCCACCCTCCGGCTGGACACACTCGCGGAGGAGACGCGCCGGCCTGGGCGCCGGCGCAACGAGGCCGTCCGCAGGACGCTCACCCTTCAGTTCGATGCCGCGTGCACCGATGACCTGGGCGGCGGTTCCTATTGGAGCAAGAAACGCGATTTCAAGAACACCCCTGCCACCGCACCCGTCGCCCTCTTCTATGCCCGCACGGGGCAGCGGACCAAGGCGCAGCAGCTGCTGGACTGGCTGGACGCGACCCTCTTCGACAAGGAGCAGGGCCTGTACCTCGACGGTGCCCGGCTGGGCCCGGACGGGAATGTGGTGATCGAGCAGGCCGTCTATACCTACAACCAGGGCCCGGTCCTGGGCGCGCTCCTTGAGCTGGGCGGTGACGCGAACCTTGCCAGGGCAGCTGCACTGGTGGCGGCGGTGGAGCGCCGCCTGACTGTTCCGGCAGGTGAATCAGGCGGGGCCGGGCCGGTCCTTCGCTGTGAAGGAGCGGGCGACGGCGGGCTCTTCACCGGGATCCTGTGCCGGTACCTGGCGCTGGCTGCTGCAGACAGCCGGCTGCCGGCGGGCACTCGGGAAGCAGCGGCGGGGCTGGTCAGGAATACAGCAGCGGCTTTTTGGACCGGACGGCGCCACGTGGACGGCACCGAGGCCGGCAGTCCCGGACATTCTGCAAGCATTTTTTCGATGCATGCGGACCGGGCGGCGGAGCGTTTGTACCCGCCCGGCAACGCCGTGGAACTTTCCACCCAGCTCCAGGCGTGGATGACGCTGGAAGCGGCGGCGTCAGTGGAGCCAAGCTTCCGGAATTAA
- a CDS encoding iron ABC transporter substrate-binding protein: MKIRNRALAGIALAASAALGLSACGGSGTPAATGTSEAAESGGITVYNAQHESLTKEWIDAFTAETGIKVTMRQGSDTELSNQIIQEGAASPADVFLTENSPAMTQVENAGLFADVDKETLEQVPAEFVPSTSKWTGIAARSTVLVYDKNKLTEDKLPKSMLDLANPEWKGRWAASPTGADFQAIVSALLELKGEAATEEWLKGMKENFKAYKGNSTAMKAVNAGEVDAALIYHYYYYGDQAKTGENSQNVAPYYFKNQDPGAFLSVSGGGVLKSSKNAEAAQQFLKFITGKKGQEVLKNGTSFEYAIASEVAANDKLVPIKDLQAPAVDAAKLNSTKVTDLMTKAGLL, translated from the coding sequence ATGAAGATCCGCAACCGCGCCCTGGCCGGCATCGCACTCGCCGCCAGCGCCGCCCTTGGCCTGTCCGCCTGTGGCGGCAGTGGCACCCCCGCAGCCACTGGAACATCTGAAGCAGCAGAGTCCGGCGGCATCACCGTATACAACGCCCAGCACGAGAGCCTGACCAAGGAATGGATCGACGCCTTCACGGCCGAGACCGGCATCAAGGTCACCATGCGCCAGGGCTCGGACACTGAGCTGTCCAACCAGATCATCCAGGAAGGCGCCGCGTCCCCGGCGGATGTGTTCCTCACTGAGAACTCCCCTGCCATGACGCAGGTCGAAAACGCGGGCCTCTTTGCCGATGTTGACAAAGAAACCCTCGAGCAGGTGCCCGCAGAGTTCGTTCCCTCCACCAGCAAGTGGACCGGCATCGCCGCCCGCTCCACCGTCCTGGTGTACGACAAGAACAAGCTCACCGAGGACAAGCTCCCCAAGTCCATGCTTGACCTGGCCAACCCGGAGTGGAAGGGCAGGTGGGCTGCTTCGCCCACCGGCGCCGACTTCCAGGCCATCGTTTCGGCACTGCTCGAACTCAAGGGCGAGGCCGCCACTGAGGAATGGCTCAAGGGCATGAAGGAAAACTTCAAGGCCTACAAGGGCAACAGCACGGCCATGAAGGCAGTCAACGCCGGTGAAGTGGATGCAGCCCTCATCTACCACTACTACTACTACGGTGACCAGGCCAAGACCGGCGAGAACTCGCAGAACGTCGCTCCGTACTACTTCAAGAACCAGGACCCGGGCGCCTTCCTGTCCGTCTCTGGCGGCGGCGTGCTGAAGTCCTCCAAGAACGCCGAAGCTGCCCAGCAGTTCCTGAAGTTCATCACCGGCAAGAAGGGCCAGGAGGTCCTGAAGAACGGCACTTCCTTCGAGTACGCCATTGCGTCGGAGGTTGCCGCCAACGACAAACTGGTTCCCATCAAGGACCTGCAGGCCCCGGCGGTTGATGCAGCCAAGCTGAACTCCACGAAGGTCACCGATCTGATGACCAAGGCCGGACTCCTCTAA
- a CDS encoding iron ABC transporter permease, whose translation MSTDLSAPPSGKGTTTAGRGKQPRPPFGVSAVSVLAVLIAVFSLVPLGYVAYMTAATGWDTAVGLIFRPRVLELLLNTLLLTVITVPLCLLLGVAGAWLVERTTLRGHRIWAVLLAAPLAIPAFVNSYGWVSAVPSLGGLGSGVLIATLSYFPLVYIPAAASLSRLDPAIEQSAAALGLGNWATFFRVVLPQLRIAMTGGALLVGLHLLAEYGAFAMIRFDTFTTAIMVQYQSTFNGAAGNMLASVLVFFCLLLLLAEVRSRGSARYARVGPGAQAKALRLPLRGYQLPAQTFLLALTLLAVGLPLFFVLRWTALGGAPVWAAAEFLPALTTTLAYGLAGAAATAVVGFPMAYLAVRHPSWFSKSLELSNYVTSSMPGIVVGLAFVTVSIRVVPGIYQTAGVLVAAYVLLFLPRALVSLRAGLAQAPKELDEAAQSLGKPPLAAFLQVTLRLTAPAAAGGAALVFLAITNELTATLLLSPNGTRTLATEFWSKSSEIDYAGAAPYALLMILLSAPMTYLLFQQSKKVAGQ comes from the coding sequence GTGAGCACCGATCTATCGGCTCCCCCATCAGGGAAGGGCACGACGACGGCGGGCCGGGGCAAGCAGCCCCGCCCGCCTTTCGGCGTTTCAGCGGTGTCCGTCCTGGCCGTACTGATCGCCGTCTTCTCCCTCGTGCCCCTGGGGTACGTGGCATACATGACCGCGGCAACCGGGTGGGACACCGCCGTCGGCCTGATTTTCCGGCCAAGGGTGCTCGAACTGCTGCTTAACACGCTGCTGCTCACCGTCATTACGGTGCCGCTGTGCCTGCTCCTGGGGGTGGCCGGCGCCTGGCTGGTGGAACGCACAACGCTGCGCGGGCACCGGATCTGGGCAGTGCTCCTGGCCGCCCCGCTGGCCATTCCGGCCTTCGTCAACAGCTACGGCTGGGTCTCGGCGGTGCCGTCCCTGGGCGGCCTGGGCTCCGGCGTCCTCATTGCGACGCTCTCCTACTTTCCCCTGGTGTACATTCCTGCTGCCGCGTCCCTGAGCCGGCTGGACCCCGCCATCGAGCAGTCGGCGGCGGCGCTGGGCCTGGGCAACTGGGCCACGTTCTTCCGGGTGGTACTCCCGCAGCTCCGCATAGCCATGACCGGCGGCGCCCTGCTGGTGGGGCTGCACCTGCTGGCTGAGTACGGGGCATTCGCCATGATCCGCTTCGATACCTTTACCACCGCGATCATGGTGCAGTACCAGTCCACGTTCAACGGCGCCGCGGGCAACATGCTGGCCAGCGTCCTGGTGTTCTTTTGCCTGCTCCTGCTGCTGGCCGAAGTCCGCAGCCGCGGCTCGGCCAGATACGCCCGCGTGGGGCCCGGGGCGCAGGCCAAGGCCCTGCGGCTGCCGCTTCGCGGATACCAGCTTCCCGCGCAGACTTTCCTGCTGGCACTGACCCTGCTTGCCGTGGGGCTTCCCCTGTTCTTCGTCCTGCGCTGGACTGCCCTGGGAGGCGCGCCCGTATGGGCGGCTGCGGAGTTCCTTCCCGCCCTCACCACAACCCTGGCCTATGGGCTTGCGGGCGCGGCCGCCACCGCGGTTGTGGGGTTTCCGATGGCCTACCTCGCCGTCCGCCACCCCAGCTGGTTCAGCAAGTCCCTGGAGCTCTCCAACTACGTCACCAGCTCAATGCCTGGCATCGTGGTGGGCCTGGCCTTTGTCACCGTTAGCATCCGTGTGGTTCCGGGCATCTACCAGACCGCCGGCGTACTGGTGGCGGCCTACGTGCTGTTGTTCCTCCCGCGCGCCCTGGTGAGCCTGCGGGCAGGGCTGGCCCAGGCACCCAAGGAGCTGGATGAGGCTGCGCAGTCCCTGGGCAAGCCGCCGCTGGCCGCGTTCCTCCAGGTCACCCTGCGGCTGACCGCGCCTGCCGCTGCCGGCGGCGCCGCCCTGGTTTTCCTTGCCATCACCAACGAGCTCACCGCCACGCTGCTGCTGTCCCCTAACGGGACGCGCACCCTGGCCACCGAGTTCTGGAGCAAGAGCAGCGAGATCGACTACGCGGGAGCCGCGCCCTATGCGCTGCTGATGATCCTGCTCTCGGCACCCATGACGTACCTCCTTTTCCAACAGTCCAAGAAAGTGGCCGGACAGTGA
- a CDS encoding glycoside hydrolase family 32 protein, translating to MIRKPFKISSRTFRGRPLWWAVAAAAAALVVVLSLVLSGNAGSGAGAKAGRVLGSVAAAQAAAREQTGAYASLWLKGNDRTLADHGKDVPAEGAEDVRSIECGTGWLAGVRVDGQVFLRSSTADAVRQDPGSGQLPECISSEARDALLADLGEERTWPAADAAQLEAPAGNPGYRPLYHLTPGQRWMNDPQRPFYLDGLWHYYYLYNADYPEGNGTEWFHATSADLVHWKNEGVAIPKFRNGLGDIETGSAVVDTEGTAGFGKGAVVAILTQQHDGVQRQSLFYSTDNGYSFTSYDGNPVMENPGAEHWRDPRIVRDEANNQWLMLLAEGHKIGFYTSQDLKQWKYVSGFEREGLGILECPDFFQLDIDGDPSRRTWVLAASANGAAEGRSTGLAYWTGSWDGKGFRADGDHQWLDAGSDFYAAVTWDDPRLTDGQRKSSRHAIGWMNNWAYARELPTKDWFGAASVVRDIRLESDGGRPALVSTPTPALKSLEGAPTQIPAGMLREGSGEALSVPASGAFKVDVELGTPESGTGEARVLLQSGGRTYATVGYDFATGKAFVARDGDDVAGGPRPDPGSDKAAGRDTYRQIQASDDGPGRAAVRLTAYVDRSSVEVFVDGGRQSLTSLVFPPSGAKEVRLTAAGGRVGVNSGTVTPLAGIR from the coding sequence ATGATCCGCAAACCCTTCAAAATTTCCAGCCGCACTTTCCGGGGCCGCCCCTTGTGGTGGGCTGTCGCGGCAGCCGCTGCCGCCCTGGTGGTGGTCCTCTCCCTGGTCCTGTCCGGCAACGCCGGCTCCGGGGCAGGCGCCAAAGCCGGCCGGGTCCTTGGCAGCGTCGCAGCTGCCCAGGCCGCCGCCCGGGAGCAGACCGGTGCCTACGCCTCGCTGTGGCTAAAGGGTAACGACCGCACGCTGGCGGACCACGGAAAGGACGTACCGGCGGAGGGCGCGGAGGATGTCCGCAGCATCGAGTGCGGCACCGGCTGGCTGGCTGGGGTCCGGGTGGACGGCCAGGTTTTCCTGCGCAGCAGCACAGCCGACGCCGTGCGGCAGGATCCGGGGTCCGGGCAGCTTCCGGAATGCATCAGTTCCGAAGCCCGGGATGCCCTGCTCGCGGACCTGGGCGAGGAACGGACCTGGCCTGCGGCCGATGCGGCCCAACTGGAGGCTCCTGCCGGGAACCCCGGGTACCGCCCGCTCTACCACCTCACCCCCGGGCAGCGGTGGATGAACGATCCGCAGCGCCCGTTCTACCTGGACGGCCTGTGGCATTACTACTACCTCTACAACGCCGACTACCCGGAAGGGAACGGCACCGAGTGGTTCCACGCCACCAGCGCGGACCTGGTCCACTGGAAGAACGAGGGCGTGGCCATCCCCAAGTTCCGTAACGGGCTGGGGGACATTGAAACCGGGTCGGCCGTCGTGGACACCGAAGGCACTGCCGGCTTCGGCAAAGGCGCGGTGGTGGCGATCCTCACCCAGCAGCACGACGGCGTCCAGCGCCAATCCCTGTTTTACTCCACGGACAACGGGTACAGCTTCACCAGCTACGACGGGAATCCCGTGATGGAGAATCCCGGCGCGGAGCATTGGCGCGATCCCCGGATCGTGCGGGACGAGGCCAACAACCAGTGGCTGATGCTGCTTGCCGAGGGCCACAAAATCGGCTTCTACACGTCGCAGGACCTGAAGCAGTGGAAGTACGTATCCGGCTTTGAGCGCGAGGGCCTGGGCATCCTCGAATGCCCGGACTTCTTCCAGCTGGACATCGACGGTGATCCCTCCCGGCGGACCTGGGTGCTGGCTGCCAGTGCCAACGGCGCCGCGGAAGGCCGGAGCACCGGGCTGGCGTACTGGACGGGAAGCTGGGACGGCAAGGGATTCAGGGCAGACGGTGACCACCAATGGCTCGACGCCGGATCGGACTTCTACGCCGCCGTGACCTGGGACGACCCGCGGCTGACCGACGGGCAGCGCAAGTCCTCCCGGCACGCGATCGGGTGGATGAACAACTGGGCCTACGCCCGCGAGCTGCCCACCAAGGACTGGTTCGGCGCGGCGTCGGTGGTGCGGGACATCCGGCTGGAGTCCGACGGCGGGCGGCCGGCTTTGGTGTCCACGCCCACCCCTGCCCTCAAGTCCTTGGAGGGTGCCCCGACGCAGATTCCGGCGGGAATGCTCCGGGAGGGGTCTGGCGAGGCGCTGTCCGTTCCGGCCAGCGGAGCGTTCAAGGTGGATGTTGAACTTGGGACGCCGGAATCGGGGACGGGCGAAGCCCGTGTGCTCCTGCAAAGCGGCGGCAGGACGTATGCCACTGTTGGCTATGACTTTGCGACTGGCAAAGCTTTTGTTGCCAGGGACGGCGACGATGTTGCCGGCGGGCCGCGTCCTGACCCAGGCAGCGATAAAGCCGCGGGGCGCGACACGTACCGTCAGATCCAGGCATCAGATGACGGTCCGGGAAGGGCCGCCGTCCGCCTGACGGCCTATGTAGACAGGTCCTCGGTGGAAGTTTTTGTGGATGGTGGCAGGCAGAGCCTCACCTCACTCGTCTTCCCGCCGTCGGGAGCCAAAGAGGTGCGCCTCACCGCGGCGGGAGGCCGCGTGGGCGTCAACAGCGGCACGGTTACACCGCTCGCGGGAATTCGCTGA
- a CDS encoding YdeI family protein — MAVELEELLVPDAAAWRGWLEENHKTSPGVWLVLHKKGGQVTALDYAAALDEALCFGWIDGQGKSRDAETSLQRMTPRGPKSPWSARNVGHVARLDAEGRMTDAGWAAVNAAKEDGRWDKAYDGQATAEVPADLAAAIAAVPAAQAMFDVLTKTNRFALIYRTNSVKQAATRERKIAGFVEMLARGEAPYPQKKRPAGM, encoded by the coding sequence ATGGCCGTTGAACTCGAGGAACTGCTGGTGCCGGACGCCGCCGCGTGGCGTGGCTGGCTGGAGGAGAACCACAAGACCAGCCCCGGCGTGTGGCTGGTGCTGCACAAAAAGGGCGGGCAGGTAACGGCGCTGGACTATGCGGCTGCGCTGGATGAGGCGCTGTGCTTCGGCTGGATCGACGGCCAGGGCAAGAGCCGGGACGCAGAAACTTCCTTGCAGCGGATGACGCCCCGGGGTCCCAAAAGCCCGTGGTCCGCCCGGAACGTGGGCCATGTGGCCCGGTTGGACGCTGAGGGCCGGATGACAGACGCCGGCTGGGCAGCCGTGAACGCCGCCAAGGAAGACGGCCGCTGGGACAAAGCGTATGACGGGCAGGCCACGGCCGAGGTTCCAGCAGATCTGGCGGCCGCCATCGCCGCCGTTCCGGCCGCCCAGGCGATGTTCGACGTCCTCACCAAAACCAACCGCTTCGCCCTGATCTACCGGACCAACTCGGTGAAGCAGGCTGCCACCCGCGAACGGAAAATTGCCGGGTTCGTTGAGATGCTGGCCCGCGGCGAGGCGCCGTACCCGCAGAAGAAGCGGCCTGCCGGGATGTAA